Proteins encoded together in one Cicer arietinum cultivar CDC Frontier isolate Library 1 chromosome 4, Cicar.CDCFrontier_v2.0, whole genome shotgun sequence window:
- the LOC101512723 gene encoding uncharacterized protein, with protein MAIAFASTTIRRMMIHTRPRFIAYWNNSIANKTASRIFHFGYYNSNCSSNTSSLQFPLPRTLSAMASPQDSSTIKTEKVVIKGRVQGVWYRNWTVDNAKELGLNGWVRNRRDGSVEALFSGSPDAVQEMQLRCRRGPRDAVVTGLEVFPCDNDDDPGTGFHRKPTV; from the exons ATGGCAATCGCATTTGCGTCAACCACTATTAGAAGGATGATGATTCACACGCGACCGAGATTCATCGCGTATTGGAACAATTCTATTGCAAATAAAACTGCTTCTAGAATCTTCCATTTCGGTTACTATAATTCTAACTGTAGCAGTAACACCTCTTCTCTTCAATTTCCTCTTCCACGTACACTTTCCGCTATGGCGAGTCCTCAAGATTCCTCTACGATCAAGACG gaGAAGGTGGTGATAAAGGGGAGGGTGCAAGGTGTATGGTACAGAAACTGGACAGTGGATAATGCGAAGGAGTTAGGGCTAAATGGATGGGTTCGAAACCGGAGGGATGGTTCTGTGGAGGCTCTGTTCTCCGGTAGCCCCGACGCCGTGCAGGAAATGCAACTGAGGTGCCGCCGTGGTCCACGCGATGCCGTTGTCACTGGACTCGAGGTATTCCCTtgtgataatgatgatgatccTGGTACTGGATTCCATCGCAAACCAACTGTTTGA
- the LOC105851913 gene encoding uncharacterized protein encodes MARKFVLRVFVSAKHMTANVVDWNERRVVASASTVEQSIRDAFDWGRNCNAKAAASLGEVLAMRLKTEEPEIGLGGGVHMDVEKEIEKKSMDSGPEVWAVVKALRNRGVKVFVHNEDSVLFGQVYWVEKTCKLGIIRLGGKLTREAQTLCKG; translated from the exons ATGGCGAGGAAGTTTGTTTTGAGGGTATTTGTGTCGGCGAAACACATGACGGCGAATGTGGTGGATTGGAACGAGAGGAGGGTGGTGGCGAGTGCATCCACCGTGGAGCAATCGATAAGAGACGCGTTCGATTGGGGGAGGAACTGTAACGCGAAGGCGGCGGCGTCATTGGGGGAGGTGTTGGCCATGCGGCTGAAGACGGAGGAGCCGGAGATTGGACTGGGAGGTGGGGTCCACATGGATGTTGAGAAGGAGATTGAGAAGAAGAGTATGGACAGTGGGCCTGAAGTGTGGGCCGTTGTTAAGGCTTTGAGGAATAGAGGAGTTAAGGTCTTCGTTCACAATGAGGACAGTGTA TTGTTTGGCCAAGTTTATTGGGTTGAGAAGACTTGTAAATTAGGCATTATTAGGCTAGGAGGAAAACTAACTAGGGAAGCTCAAACCTTATGCAAAGGTTGA